One uncultured Methanobrevibacter sp. genomic window carries:
- the pseC gene encoding UDP-4-amino-4,6-dideoxy-N-acetyl-beta-L-altrosamine transaminase, which translates to MIFISKFLPYGKQCIDEEDIDAVTKVLSEDFITQGPKITEFEEKIAKYVGAKYGVAFNSGTSALHGAYFALGLKKGDEMITTPNTFVATADAALYLDAKVNFCDVEKNTGNIDVSKLEPNKNTKLIAPVHYSGNPVNLKEIADIASDSNAKIIEDGAHALGAKYEGKKIGSLKYSEMAMFSFHPVKHITTGEGGIIVTNNEEYYERLQLFRSHGITKTNLINPSAGDWYYEMQHLGFNYRITDIQCALGLSQLKKLDSFVSKRRQIAKKYDEIFEDNPYFDIISENPNGESAYHLYPILLNEKYANHKKEIFSKLRSEGLGVQVHYIPVYLQPYYQNLGFNKGLCPVDEEFYKRELSIPMYPTLNDDDLEFVREKLYKVLSEY; encoded by the coding sequence GTGATTTTTATTTCTAAATTTTTACCTTATGGAAAACAATGCATTGATGAAGAGGATATTGATGCAGTTACAAAAGTTTTAAGTGAGGATTTTATAACTCAAGGACCAAAAATAACAGAGTTTGAAGAAAAAATAGCTAAATATGTTGGAGCAAAATATGGTGTTGCTTTTAATTCAGGAACATCTGCTCTACATGGTGCTTATTTTGCATTAGGTCTAAAAAAAGGAGATGAAATGATTACAACTCCTAATACTTTTGTAGCTACTGCTGATGCTGCTCTTTATTTGGATGCTAAAGTTAACTTTTGTGATGTGGAAAAAAACACTGGAAATATTGATGTATCTAAATTAGAACCAAATAAAAATACTAAATTAATAGCTCCAGTACATTATAGTGGAAATCCTGTTAACTTAAAAGAAATAGCAGATATTGCAAGTGATAGCAATGCTAAAATTATTGAAGATGGGGCCCATGCACTTGGTGCAAAATATGAAGGTAAGAAAATAGGGTCTTTAAAATACTCTGAAATGGCAATGTTTAGTTTTCATCCAGTAAAACATATTACAACAGGTGAAGGTGGAATTATTGTTACAAATAATGAAGAATATTATGAAAGACTTCAATTATTTAGATCTCATGGGATTACTAAAACAAATTTAATCAATCCTTCTGCTGGAGATTGGTATTATGAGATGCAACATTTGGGTTTTAACTATAGAATCACTGATATTCAATGCGCATTAGGTTTGTCTCAACTTAAAAAATTAGATTCTTTTGTATCTAAAAGAAGACAAATAGCTAAAAAATATGATGAAATTTTTGAGGATAATCCTTATTTTGATATAATTTCAGAAAATCCAAATGGTGAATCTGCTTATCATTTATATCCAATATTATTAAATGAAAAATATGCAAATCATAAAAAAGAAATATTTTCAAAATTACGTTCTGAAGGATTAGGTGTTCAGGTGCATTATATACCTGTTTATTTACAACCTTATTATCAAAACTTAGGATTTAATAAAGGACTTTGTCCAGTAGATGAAGAGTTCTATAAAAGAGAGCTTAGTATACCAATGTATCCTACATTAAATGATGATGATTTAGAATTTGTACGAGAAAAACTTTACAAAGTACTTAGTGAGTATTAA
- a CDS encoding glycosyltransferase family protein, translated as MKIGVIIQARTSSTRLPRKVLKPLPFNSDINVLQQVIRRVNQSKLINEIIIATTTQKEDDEIVDVAKKENVNWYRGSLENVLERYYLAALENNLDIIVRITSDCPCVDSDVIDKIIEKHLESNADYTSNTLNRGFPRGIDGEVINFDVLEKAYNQATDKFEKEHVTPFIYKTHPEDFNIVQYTTLEDNSDIRITLDTPQDYALLCSVYDNLYNKNKFFSLTDVIELFNNKPYLKDINSEITQKKVCNSLTEELDEVINLCEKQDLDRAKEYIKKII; from the coding sequence ATGAAAATTGGAGTAATTATTCAGGCTAGAACATCTTCAACAAGACTTCCAAGAAAAGTTTTAAAACCACTACCTTTTAACAGCGATATTAATGTGTTACAACAAGTTATTAGAAGAGTAAATCAATCTAAACTAATTAATGAAATAATAATAGCTACAACAACACAGAAAGAAGATGATGAAATAGTGGATGTAGCTAAAAAAGAAAATGTTAATTGGTATAGAGGTAGCTTAGAAAATGTTTTAGAAAGGTATTATTTAGCAGCTTTAGAAAATAATCTTGATATTATTGTTAGAATAACTAGTGATTGTCCTTGTGTTGATTCAGATGTAATTGATAAAATTATTGAAAAACATTTAGAATCTAATGCTGATTATACATCAAATACATTGAATAGAGGATTTCCAAGGGGGATTGATGGTGAAGTAATTAATTTTGATGTTTTAGAAAAAGCATATAATCAAGCAACTGATAAATTTGAAAAAGAACATGTGACTCCATTTATTTATAAAACTCATCCAGAAGATTTTAACATTGTTCAATATACAACATTAGAAGATAATTCTGATATTAGGATTACATTAGACACTCCTCAAGATTATGCTTTGCTGTGTAGTGTTTATGATAATTTGTATAATAAAAATAAATTCTTCTCTTTAACTGATGTTATAGAATTATTTAACAATAAACCTTATTTAAAAGACATAAACTCTGAAATTACTCAAAAAAAGGTTTGCAATAGCTTAACTGAAGAATTGGATGAAGTTATTAACTTATGTGAAAAACAAGATTTAGATAGAGCTAAAGAATATATTAAAAAGATAATATGA
- a CDS encoding GNAT family N-acetyltransferase — protein sequence MNVIILTEGGKNYGFGHVARCSSIYQAFEQFNISPQFIINGDKSVEAILQNFSYTISDWQNLEFNKDDIVIIDSYHASLDFYQKIANTVSLAIYIDDNNRLEYPEGIVVNGTILATTSRNDSLFGSKYIPLRQDFWDANIINIKNEIKTVLITLGGNDLRNLTPKILNLLKSEPFTKKVIIGNSFDNLCEIEKFDDDLIYAPNSKQMLEAMENVDLAISSAGQTLYELARVGVPTIAVGVVDNQINNIKNWQKQGFIEFAGFWNDDDLEENILTKLKSLKEPNLRKIKQINGIRAVDGKGSLRIAKIALNRYYKINSTFREVKKEDCLKIFEIANDEEVRKSSFNTDKIELETHKKWFNKILKSNLTKFLVLEYKSEIIGQLRFDFDEKYPVISISMNKKYRGLGLSKYLLNKGISYVKKNYNQNILIADIKKTNIKSISFFETMGFKKKCEIRDNTALRFIYRG from the coding sequence ATGAATGTGATAATATTAACTGAAGGTGGAAAAAACTATGGTTTTGGTCATGTAGCTAGATGTAGCTCAATATATCAAGCATTTGAACAATTTAATATTTCACCTCAATTTATTATTAATGGAGATAAATCTGTTGAAGCAATTTTGCAAAACTTTAGTTATACAATTTCGGATTGGCAAAATTTAGAGTTTAACAAAGATGATATTGTTATTATAGATTCATATCATGCATCTTTAGATTTTTACCAAAAAATAGCCAATACAGTTTCATTAGCTATTTATATTGATGATAATAATAGATTAGAGTATCCTGAAGGAATTGTAGTAAATGGAACAATTTTAGCAACTACTTCTAGAAATGATTCATTATTTGGATCTAAATATATTCCACTTAGACAAGATTTCTGGGATGCAAATATAATAAATATTAAAAATGAAATAAAAACAGTTTTAATTACATTAGGTGGCAATGACTTAAGGAATTTAACTCCAAAAATTTTAAATTTATTAAAAAGTGAACCTTTTACTAAAAAAGTTATTATTGGAAATAGTTTTGATAATCTTTGTGAAATTGAAAAATTTGATGATGATTTAATTTATGCACCTAACAGTAAACAGATGCTTGAAGCTATGGAAAATGTAGATTTAGCTATTTCATCAGCAGGTCAAACATTGTATGAACTTGCAAGAGTAGGTGTCCCAACAATAGCTGTGGGTGTTGTTGATAATCAAATAAATAATATTAAAAACTGGCAAAAACAAGGTTTTATAGAATTTGCCGGATTTTGGAATGATGATGATTTGGAAGAAAATATTTTAACTAAGTTAAAATCACTTAAAGAACCTAATTTAAGAAAAATAAAACAAATTAATGGAATCCGGGCTGTTGATGGTAAAGGATCATTAAGAATAGCTAAAATAGCATTAAACAGATATTATAAAATTAATTCTACTTTTAGAGAAGTTAAAAAAGAGGATTGCCTTAAAATATTTGAAATAGCTAATGATGAAGAAGTAAGAAAAAGTTCTTTTAACACAGATAAAATAGAATTAGAAACTCATAAAAAATGGTTTAATAAAATATTAAAAAGTAATTTGACTAAATTTTTAGTTTTAGAATATAAATCAGAAATTATAGGTCAATTAAGGTTTGATTTTGATGAAAAATATCCAGTTATAAGTATTAGTATGAATAAAAAATACAGAGGATTAGGATTATCTAAATACTTATTAAATAAAGGTATTAGTTATGTTAAAAAGAATTATAATCAGAATATTTTAATTGCAGACATTAAAAAAACTAATATTAAATCAATTTCCTTTTTTGAAACTATGGGTTTTAAAAAAAAGTGTGAAATTAGAGATAATACTGCTTTAAGATTTATTTATAGAGGTTAA
- the pseI gene encoding pseudaminic acid synthase, producing MEFEIDGRLIGDEHPTFIIAELSANHMNDYKIAEDTIRAIAKSGADAVKFQTYTPDTITLDCDNEYFQIKQGTIWDGQILYNLYEDAFMPWDWQPKLKKLAQDLGLIVFSSPFDETSVDFLENMGVGAYKIASFEIMDIPLIKYVASKNKPVIISTGIATKDDIKLAIDACKSQDNDNIAVLKCTSSYPAPLDEINLKTIPDLKENFQTIVGLSDHTLGSDVAIASVAMGAKIIEKHFILDRNMGGPDSEFSMEPYEFKQMVDSIRNVEKALGKVSYDLSDKMKSNREFSRSLFVVKDVKKGEVLTKDNVKSIRPGFGAHPKYFNEIIGKVALKDIKKGTPFKLDFVNK from the coding sequence ATGGAATTTGAAATTGATGGTAGATTAATTGGTGATGAACATCCTACTTTTATAATAGCAGAGCTTTCAGCTAACCATATGAATGATTATAAAATTGCAGAAGATACTATTAGAGCAATTGCTAAATCAGGTGCTGATGCAGTTAAATTTCAAACTTATACTCCAGATACTATAACTTTAGATTGTGATAATGAGTATTTTCAAATTAAACAAGGAACAATATGGGATGGTCAAATATTATATAATTTATATGAAGATGCATTTATGCCATGGGACTGGCAACCTAAATTAAAAAAACTAGCTCAAGATTTAGGATTAATTGTATTTTCTTCACCTTTTGACGAAACTTCTGTAGATTTCTTAGAAAACATGGGTGTTGGAGCATATAAAATTGCATCTTTTGAAATTATGGATATTCCATTAATTAAATATGTGGCAAGTAAAAATAAACCTGTAATAATTTCAACAGGAATAGCTACAAAAGATGATATTAAATTAGCTATTGATGCATGTAAAAGTCAAGACAATGATAATATAGCTGTTTTAAAGTGTACTTCATCATATCCTGCACCATTAGATGAAATAAATCTTAAAACAATTCCAGATTTAAAAGAAAACTTTCAAACAATTGTTGGACTTTCAGATCATACTTTGGGCAGTGATGTAGCTATTGCATCTGTAGCTATGGGTGCTAAAATAATAGAAAAACATTTTATTTTAGATAGAAATATGGGCGGGCCTGATTCTGAGTTTTCAATGGAACCTTATGAATTTAAACAGATGGTTGATTCAATAAGAAATGTTGAAAAAGCATTAGGTAAAGTTAGCTATGATTTGTCTGATAAAATGAAATCAAATAGGGAATTTTCAAGATCTTTATTTGTGGTTAAAGATGTTAAAAAAGGGGAAGTATTAACTAAAGACAATGTTAAATCAATTAGGCCAGGTTTTGGTGCACACCCCAAATATTTTAATGAAATTATTGGAAAAGTAGCTTTAAAGGATATTAAAAAAGGAACTCCATTTAAATTGGATTTTGTAAATAAATAA
- a CDS encoding NAD(P)H-dependent glycerol-3-phosphate dehydrogenase, producing the protein MLLNVGVIGAGAMGTAISQCIAQNTNKLLLYARRKEICDDINNSRTNCEYHPGVKLHDNIIAVNDLSKLKDVDIIFLCIPSSVMRKTMVELNDIVSDKCIFVSTAKGIENKTNKRMSEVIEEETGKSAVVLSGPNIASEMMKNLPSATTIASIKKKDLKIVENVLATPKLKVNINHDVIGTEFCGIIKNILAISQGICKGMGINDNAKFAVFTKSYNETKNIIEKLGGNKSTVDDYCGFGDIITASTLNVSRNHTLGIWYGQGVYLDEQTGVLFEGKNTAIVLKEICDKLNIECLTVNFVYEVIILKKSPKKAFYELWEKL; encoded by the coding sequence ATGTTGTTAAATGTTGGGGTTATTGGTGCTGGAGCAATGGGTACTGCTATTTCTCAGTGTATTGCACAAAATACTAATAAATTATTATTATATGCTAGAAGAAAAGAAATATGTGATGATATAAATAATAGTCGTACTAATTGTGAATATCATCCAGGTGTTAAATTACATGATAATATTATAGCGGTTAATGATTTATCCAAATTAAAAGATGTAGATATAATATTTTTATGTATTCCTTCTTCAGTTATGAGGAAAACTATGGTGGAATTAAATGATATTGTATCAGACAAATGTATTTTTGTAAGTACTGCTAAAGGAATTGAAAATAAAACAAATAAAAGAATGAGTGAAGTTATTGAAGAAGAAACGGGAAAATCAGCGGTTGTTTTATCTGGACCAAATATAGCTTCCGAAATGATGAAAAATTTACCATCTGCAACAACAATAGCTAGTATAAAGAAAAAAGACTTGAAAATTGTTGAAAATGTATTAGCTACTCCTAAACTTAAAGTTAATATCAATCATGATGTTATTGGAACCGAATTTTGCGGGATTATTAAAAATATTTTAGCTATTTCTCAAGGGATTTGTAAAGGAATGGGAATTAATGATAATGCTAAATTTGCAGTTTTTACCAAAAGTTACAATGAAACTAAAAATATTATAGAAAAATTAGGTGGAAATAAATCAACAGTTGATGATTATTGTGGTTTTGGTGATATCATAACTGCATCTACACTTAATGTAAGTAGAAATCATACATTGGGAATTTGGTATGGTCAGGGAGTATATTTGGATGAACAAACAGGAGTTCTTTTTGAAGGAAAAAATACAGCAATTGTACTTAAAGAAATTTGTGATAAATTAAATATTGAGTGTTTAACTGTTAATTTTGTTTATGAAGTTATTATTTTAAAGAAAAGTCCTAAAAAAGCTTTTTATGAATTATGGGAAAAATTATAA
- a CDS encoding 2-C-methyl-D-erythritol 4-phosphate cytidylyltransferase — translation MICAALLAGGIGTRLDVGMPKQFYLIAGKPILIHSLEAFLKVDEMDEIIVSSPKECINKTKEVIKEYNLTDSRITVIKGGKRRSDTILNSINYTIENNYPKDSIMVTHDAARIFVTPQLIKDSIECAKQYGAASAVIPATDVIFESKKQGLLTDVPDRQYLLQSQTPQSFNIDHYLEIYNDLSDEEIDKLDEAMILFHMRNHEIRLFDGDGTNFKVTRPSDIKIANAMLRG, via the coding sequence ATGATATGTGCTGCACTACTTGCTGGAGGTATTGGAACTCGTTTAGATGTTGGAATGCCTAAGCAATTTTATTTAATAGCAGGTAAACCAATTTTAATACATTCTTTAGAAGCTTTCTTAAAAGTTGATGAAATGGATGAAATTATTGTATCTTCACCAAAAGAATGTATTAATAAGACCAAAGAAGTAATAAAAGAATATAATTTAACAGATTCAAGAATCACTGTTATAAAAGGTGGAAAAAGACGTAGTGATACAATTTTAAATTCTATTAATTATACTATTGAAAATAATTATCCTAAAGATTCTATAATGGTTACTCATGATGCTGCAAGAATATTTGTAACTCCTCAATTAATTAAAGATAGTATTGAATGTGCAAAACAATATGGTGCAGCTAGTGCAGTTATTCCAGCTACAGATGTAATATTTGAATCTAAAAAACAAGGATTATTAACTGATGTTCCTGATAGGCAGTATTTATTACAATCTCAAACACCACAATCATTTAATATTGACCATTATTTAGAAATTTATAATGATTTGTCTGATGAAGAGATTGATAAGTTAGATGAAGCGATGATTTTATTTCACATGAGAAATCATGAAATTAGATTATTTGATGGGGATGGGACTAATTTTAAAGTTACAAGGCCTTCAGATATTAAAATAGCTAATGCAATGTTAAGGGGATAA